The Methanocella arvoryzae MRE50 DNA window CAATTTACAGAGGTCTCGCAGCGAAAGTTTTAATGGAAAAGGATAATAAGGTTCCAGAAGCATTAGAAGACGCATACCTGAGGGAACTGACACTATTATGATAAAAATACCGAGGGTCATCCTGGCCGGCGACAGGAGCAGCGCGGGAAAAACGACCATTTCCGTAGGCATTATGGCGCTGCTCAAAGAGCAGGGGAAGACAGTCCAGCCCTTCAAAGTGGGACTGGACTACATCGATCCCAGCTACCACTCCATGATCACCGGCAAGCAAGGCGGCAACCTTGATGGCTACCTGATGTCGGACAAAGCTATAGCCGAGGCGTTCGTGCACTCCTCGGAAGGGTCTGACATCTCTATAATAGAGGGCGTCAGAGGCCTGTACGAAGGCCTGGAAAGCCTGTCCGACGTGGGCTCTACTGCGCAGATCGCCAAGGTCCTCAAGACACCGGTCATCCTCATCGTCGACGCCCAGAGCATCACCCGGAGCACCGCAGCCATCGTCAAAGGCTACCGGGACTTCGACAGGGGCGTCAACATCAGAGGCGTCATCCTCAACAAGATCGGCAGCGAGCGCCATGCTGAAAAAGCAAGAATGGCCATCGAAAAGTACACCGGCGTAGAAGTGCTGGGCGCCATCCCCCGAAGCAACTCGATGAAGCTGACCATGCGCCACTTAGGCCTGATCCCTGCGCGGGAGGGCGCGTCCAGAGTCGAGGGCTTCGACTCCAAGCTGGAAAAGATCAAGGAGACCATCAGGGATAACCTGAACCTGAAGCGCATCGTCGAAATCGCCGCCGGGGCACCCCCCCTGAGGGAGCCAAAACCGGACATATTTGTCAGGAAAAATCCCGGAGGAGTCCGCATCGGCCTTGCCCTCGACGAGGCATTCAACTTCTACTACAAAGATAATATAGACCTGCTCCAGTGCCGCGGCGCCG harbors:
- the cfbB gene encoding Ni-sirohydrochlorin a,c-diamide synthase, which produces MIKIPRVILAGDRSSAGKTTISVGIMALLKEQGKTVQPFKVGLDYIDPSYHSMITGKQGGNLDGYLMSDKAIAEAFVHSSEGSDISIIEGVRGLYEGLESLSDVGSTAQIAKVLKTPVILIVDAQSITRSTAAIVKGYRDFDRGVNIRGVILNKIGSERHAEKARMAIEKYTGVEVLGAIPRSNSMKLTMRHLGLIPAREGASRVEGFDSKLEKIKETIRDNLNLKRIVEIAAGAPPLREPKPDIFVRKNPGGVRIGLALDEAFNFYYKDNIDLLQCRGAEIVHFSPVNDAGIPEVDGLIIGGGYPEVFAAELAQNEAMRKSIFEASRRGMPIYAECGGLMYLMKSLETEDGSRHDMAGVFEGVASMKHVRTIGYVSGRFAMDTPIGQEGALFKGHEFHHSVITDLASNARFACRLDRGTGIHNGLDGIMSDNTLATYTHLHAASYVPFSGKFVESCAVYHEKG